In a genomic window of Onychostoma macrolepis isolate SWU-2019 chromosome 08, ASM1243209v1, whole genome shotgun sequence:
- the htr1aa gene encoding 5-hydroxytryptamine (serotonin) receptor 1A a has protein sequence MESYNNTTESQDWNGNATTVSEVALSYQIIGSLFLAALILFAILGNACVIAAIALERSLQNVANYLIGSLAVTDLMVSVLVLPMAALYQVLNKWTLGQEMCDIFISLDVLCCTSSILHLCAIALDRYWAITDPIDYVNKRTPRRAAILISLTWLIGFSISIPPMLGWRKPEDRADPDACTISQDHGYTIYSTFGAFYIPLILMLVLYGRIFRAARFRIRKTVKKTEKAKIADKCLAVSPALFPKKANGEVSKTWKRSVEPQPGPCVNGALKHSDDGESFEITEVQTVSRNHLSLPNNPQSCFESRNERNTEAKRKVALARERKTVKTLGIIMGTFIFCWLPFFIVALVLPFCQECFMPEWLRAVINWLGYSNSLLNPIIYAYFNKDFQNAFKKILKCKCIRQ, from the coding sequence ATGGAGAGTTACAACAACACCACAGAAAGCCAAGACTGGAACGGGAACGCGACGACAGTTAGCGAAGTTGCTTTGAGTTACCAAATAATCGGCTCGCTTTTCCTGGCCGCGTTAATTCTGTTTGCCATATTGGGAAACGCGTGTGTCATCGCTGCCATTGCCTTGGAGAGATCGCTTCAGAATGTGGCCAACTATCTCATCGGCTCTCTGGCCGTCACAGACCTCATGGTGTCGGTTCTAGTGCTACCCATGGCAGCCCTGTATCAGGTTCTGAACAAATGGACTTTGGGACAGGAGATGTGCGATATTTTCATCTCTCTAGACGTGTTGTGCTGCACCTCTTCCATCCTGCACCTGTGCGCAATCGCTTTGGATAGATACTGGGCCATCACTGATCCCATAGACTATGTGAATAAAAGGACCCCGAGACGAGCGGCTATCTTGATCAGCCTCACTTGGCTAATAGGATTTTCCATTTCCATTCCTCCCATGTTGGGCTGGAGGAAACCAGAGGACCGGGCAGATCCCGACGCGTGCACAATCAGCCAAGACCACGGGTACACCATCTACTCAACTTTTGGAGCTTTCTACATCCCCCTCATCCTCATGCTGGTCCTCTACGGGCGGATATTCCGAGCGGCGAGGTTTCGCATAAGGAAAACCGTGAAGAAAACTGAGAAAGCTAAAATCGCGGACAAATGCCTGGCGGTGTCTCCGGCGCTGTTCCCGAAGAAAGCGAACGGCGAGGTGAGCAAAACTTGGAAGCGAAGCGTTGAGCCGCAGCCGGGACCGTGCGTAAACGGAGCGCTCAAACACTCGGACGACGGAGAGTCGTTCGAGATTACAGAAGTTCAGACCGTGTCCAGAAACCACCTGAGCCTGCCCAACAACCCTCAGTCGTGCTTCGAGAGCAGAAACGAGAGGAACACGGAAGCGAAGCGCAAAGTGGCTCTGGCCAGAGAGCGCAAAACGGTCAAGACTCTGGGAATCATTATGGGCACGTTCATTTTCTGCTGGCTGCCCTTCTTCATCGTGGCGCTTGTTTTGCCTTTCTGTCAAGAATGTTTCATGCCTGAGTGGTTGAGGGCGGTCATTAATTGGCTTGGATACTCTAACTCACTTTTGAACCCCATCATATACGCGTACTTTAACAAAGACTTCCAGAACGCATTTAAGAAGATCTTGAAATGCAAATGCATTAGACAGTGA